A genomic stretch from Colwellia sp. Arc7-635 includes:
- the uvrD gene encoding DNA helicase II: MDVSELLDSLNDKQRDVVAAPLQNMLVLAGAGSGKTRVLVQRIAWLMKVEHASAHSILAVTFTNKAAAEMRARVEQTVDGNVHGMWVGTFHGLAHRLLRMHFQEAKLPQSFQVLDSDDQLRMVKRIVRSLELDEKRWPAKQFLWYINGKKDEGLRPQHIDTHHDVTEETFVKVYRVYQDTCDRAGLVDFAELLLRAHELWLNNPELLHHYQQRFSHVLVDEFQDTNAIQYAWLNMLGKKSGNVMIVGDDDQSIYGWRGAKIENIQRFLEDFDGAKTIKLEQNYRSTANILNAANQLISNNTNRLGKDLWTEDDAGEKISIYTAFNEIDEARFIAGRIAEWRKNDGSLDDVAILYRSNAQSRLLEEALIQAKLPYKIYGGLRFFERQEIKDALAYLRLLNNRDDDAAFERVINTPTRGIGNQTLSIVRDAARSLECTLWQACQHMMKSEQLKGRSAKVIQQFINVIDQLEDDSNTLNLDQQANYVIQHSGLKAMYQAEKGERAEARIENLNELVTACQTFEVDPELEEEQSPLTAFLTHAALESGESQADEHESAVQLMTMHSAKGLEFPLVFIAGLEEGMFPSQQSVEDLSRLEEERRLCYVGMTRAMQKLYLCHAESRRLYGQEKNHKASRFLKELPETCVEEIRIQSQVKKPVTAGRFSSTLTLETFGNSGFKLGQNVRHKKFGDGVVLNYEGSGPQSRIQVNFADVGCKWLVVAYANLETL, from the coding sequence ATGGATGTTTCTGAATTACTTGATTCGTTGAACGATAAACAACGAGATGTTGTTGCCGCACCACTACAAAATATGTTGGTGCTTGCTGGTGCTGGTAGTGGTAAAACGCGAGTTTTAGTGCAACGTATTGCCTGGCTTATGAAGGTTGAACACGCCTCTGCACACAGTATTTTGGCGGTTACTTTTACCAATAAAGCGGCGGCTGAAATGCGTGCCCGTGTTGAGCAAACCGTTGACGGTAACGTACATGGTATGTGGGTAGGTACTTTCCATGGTTTAGCGCATCGTTTATTACGTATGCACTTTCAAGAAGCAAAATTGCCTCAAAGTTTCCAAGTACTTGATTCTGATGATCAACTGCGTATGGTGAAGCGTATTGTTCGCTCTTTAGAATTAGACGAAAAACGCTGGCCAGCAAAACAGTTTCTTTGGTATATCAATGGTAAAAAAGATGAAGGTTTACGACCGCAGCATATTGATACTCATCATGATGTTACCGAAGAAACCTTTGTTAAAGTGTACCGAGTTTATCAAGATACTTGTGATCGCGCAGGTTTAGTCGATTTTGCTGAGTTATTATTAAGAGCTCACGAACTGTGGTTAAATAACCCTGAACTATTACACCATTATCAGCAGCGCTTTTCCCATGTACTCGTCGATGAGTTTCAAGATACAAACGCTATTCAGTATGCCTGGTTAAATATGCTCGGCAAAAAAAGTGGCAATGTCATGATTGTTGGCGATGATGACCAATCTATTTATGGCTGGCGTGGCGCTAAAATAGAAAATATTCAACGTTTTCTTGAAGATTTCGATGGCGCAAAAACCATTAAACTTGAGCAAAACTATCGCTCAACAGCCAACATCCTTAATGCAGCTAATCAACTTATTAGCAATAACACCAATCGTTTAGGTAAAGATTTATGGACCGAAGACGATGCTGGTGAAAAAATATCAATTTATACTGCTTTCAATGAAATTGATGAAGCACGCTTTATTGCTGGACGTATTGCCGAATGGCGAAAAAATGATGGTTCACTGGATGACGTGGCTATTTTATATCGCAGTAATGCTCAATCACGTTTGTTGGAAGAAGCGTTAATTCAAGCAAAATTACCTTACAAAATTTATGGTGGTTTACGATTTTTTGAACGTCAAGAAATCAAAGATGCTCTCGCTTACTTACGTTTATTGAACAATCGTGACGATGATGCTGCATTTGAACGTGTGATAAACACACCGACACGTGGTATTGGTAATCAAACATTGAGCATAGTACGCGACGCTGCACGAAGCTTGGAATGTACTTTGTGGCAAGCATGCCAACATATGATGAAAAGTGAACAGCTTAAAGGTCGCAGCGCTAAAGTTATTCAACAATTCATTAATGTCATTGACCAGTTAGAAGATGATTCAAATACCCTGAACCTTGACCAACAAGCAAATTATGTTATTCAACATTCAGGTTTGAAAGCAATGTACCAAGCCGAAAAAGGCGAGCGTGCAGAAGCGAGAATAGAAAACTTAAACGAGCTTGTTACTGCTTGCCAAACCTTTGAAGTTGACCCTGAACTTGAAGAAGAACAAAGTCCACTGACCGCATTTTTGACTCACGCCGCATTAGAGTCGGGTGAATCGCAAGCTGACGAACATGAATCAGCCGTGCAATTAATGACTATGCATTCAGCGAAAGGTTTAGAGTTTCCATTAGTCTTTATTGCTGGTCTGGAAGAAGGTATGTTCCCTTCGCAACAATCGGTTGAAGATCTGAGCCGTTTAGAAGAAGAACGCCGTTTATGTTACGTAGGTATGACTCGAGCAATGCAAAAGTTATATTTATGTCATGCAGAAAGTCGTCGCTTGTACGGTCAAGAGAAAAACCATAAGGCGAGTCGTTTTTTGAAAGAATTGCCTGAAACTTGTGTCGAAGAAATTCGTATCCAAAGCCAAGTAAAAAAACCAGTGACCGCAGGGCGTTTTTCCTCAACATTAACGTTAGAGACCTTTGGTAACTCAGGTTTTAAATTAGGCCAAAATGTTCGCCATAAAAAGTTTGGTGACGGCGTGGTATTAAATTACGAAGGTAGTGGACCACAAAGTCGTATTCAAGTTAATTTTGCGGATGTTGGTTGTAAATGGCTCGTTGTTGCCTATGCTAACTTAGAAACTCTGTAA
- a CDS encoding HAD-IA family hydrolase, giving the protein MRFYRRLLPFRAISFDLDDTLYSNHPIMLAADKKMAAYFEKILSNYVVDQQLHSAFNFRFWLPFRQQVIARSPELKHDIGLLRQQSYYVGALSLGLTESEAKLFADSALAYFTEQRSNFTLPQQTHDFLTYLKSRVPLVAITNGNVDTDKIGIAQYFSHHFHASTDNKLKPDRDMFNKTCLALNIAPEQLLHVGDCGKNDVFGAINAGCQTAWLNPYQVGKPLKVLPTLALDHIEQLVKVLP; this is encoded by the coding sequence GTGAGATTTTATCGTCGACTATTGCCTTTTCGTGCTATCAGCTTTGATTTAGACGACACCTTGTATAGCAATCATCCTATTATGTTAGCGGCCGATAAAAAAATGGCGGCTTATTTTGAAAAGATACTTAGTAACTATGTTGTTGATCAGCAATTACATAGTGCTTTTAATTTTCGTTTTTGGTTACCTTTTCGTCAACAAGTTATCGCCCGGTCACCAGAACTAAAACATGATATTGGCCTATTGCGACAACAAAGCTATTACGTTGGAGCCTTGTCATTGGGGTTAACCGAAAGTGAGGCGAAGTTATTTGCTGATAGCGCTTTAGCTTATTTTACGGAACAGCGTAGCAATTTTACCCTACCGCAACAAACTCATGACTTTTTGACTTATCTGAAAAGTAGAGTGCCATTAGTCGCCATTACCAATGGCAATGTTGATACGGATAAAATCGGTATTGCGCAGTATTTCAGTCATCACTTTCATGCCTCGACTGATAACAAACTCAAGCCTGATCGCGATATGTTTAATAAAACTTGTTTGGCGCTAAACATTGCACCAGAGCAGTTATTGCATGTTGGTGACTGTGGTAAAAACGATGTTTTTGGTGCCATTAACGCCGGTTGTCAAACCGCTTGGCTAAATCCATATCAAGTCGGAAAACCTCTGAAAGTTTTACCTACTCTTGCGCTTGATCATATTGAGCAACTGGTAAAAGTTTTACCGTAA
- a CDS encoding DUF484 family protein — MNQDKNNSMQGSDQTPMLDDDIQLTDELIVSYLREHPEFFNRQAELVTNLRLPDHHRGTISLVERQLSQQRQKIHSLEEEITQLMVVANHNEQLFALYSDLYLRLLDCTAAEELLDCLHQATTQLLSLESLKVWLVKPTNIEHSALITEDCTTIIENRLSKDEYYFGRLQQSEQELIFAESVSGSVVLVRLSHQQEDIGFLVISSRDAEHFDPRMDTLLLDQFKKLVAKLLHQHLY; from the coding sequence ATGAATCAAGATAAAAATAACTCTATGCAAGGCAGCGACCAAACCCCAATGTTAGATGATGATATACAGTTAACCGATGAATTAATCGTTAGCTATCTACGAGAGCACCCTGAATTTTTTAATCGCCAAGCAGAGCTTGTGACCAACTTAAGGTTACCCGATCATCATCGCGGTACTATTTCTTTAGTTGAACGTCAGTTGTCACAACAACGACAAAAAATTCATAGCTTGGAAGAAGAAATTACGCAATTAATGGTAGTGGCAAATCACAATGAGCAACTCTTTGCTTTATACAGTGATCTCTATTTACGTTTACTTGACTGTACTGCAGCAGAAGAATTACTGGACTGCTTACATCAGGCTACAACACAATTATTGTCGTTAGAGTCATTAAAAGTCTGGTTAGTAAAGCCTACTAATATTGAGCATAGCGCTTTAATTACTGAAGATTGCACCACTATTATTGAAAACAGATTAAGTAAAGACGAATACTATTTTGGTCGTTTACAACAAAGTGAACAAGAGCTGATTTTTGCTGAATCGGTTTCGGGTTCGGTTGTTTTGGTACGCTTGAGTCATCAACAAGAAGATATTGGATTTTTGGTTATTAGTAGCCGAGATGCAGAACACTTTGATCCGCGTATGGATACCCTATTGCTAGATCAATTTAAAAAATTGGTGGCAAAACTTCTACACCAACACCTTTATTAA
- the dapF gene encoding diaminopimelate epimerase, whose amino-acid sequence MLVNFSKMHGLGNDFLVLDNVTQNVYLSNEQIKQLADRHYGVGFDQVLVVEPPYDPELDFHYRIFNADGSEVGQCGNGARCFAKFVRLKSLTNKHKIKVSTQSGKMTLFIERDGNVSVNMPVPQFEPAKIPFTAQKAEGTYILRSEEETVLCGVVSMGNPHCVLTVDDVAEAPVARLGEALSLHERFPQQANISFMEVVSPEYIKLRVYERGAAETLACGSGACAAVVIGQMQKKLNRQVLVDLPGGQLKIFWKGPGNSVKMTGPAVHVFDGQINL is encoded by the coding sequence ATGTTAGTAAATTTTTCTAAAATGCACGGTTTAGGTAACGATTTTCTCGTGCTCGACAACGTGACTCAAAATGTTTATTTGTCGAACGAGCAGATTAAGCAACTTGCTGATCGACACTATGGTGTTGGTTTTGATCAAGTGCTTGTTGTTGAACCTCCGTATGATCCCGAGCTAGATTTTCACTACCGCATTTTTAATGCTGACGGTAGTGAGGTTGGGCAATGTGGCAATGGCGCTCGTTGCTTTGCTAAATTTGTCCGTTTAAAAAGCTTAACGAATAAGCATAAAATTAAAGTATCGACACAATCAGGAAAAATGACCTTGTTTATTGAGCGAGACGGTAATGTTTCGGTCAATATGCCGGTACCACAATTTGAACCCGCTAAAATTCCGTTTACGGCGCAAAAAGCAGAAGGCACTTATATTTTGCGTAGCGAAGAAGAAACGGTACTTTGTGGTGTGGTTTCTATGGGTAATCCACATTGTGTTTTAACCGTTGATGATGTTGCAGAAGCGCCAGTAGCTCGCTTGGGTGAAGCTTTATCATTACATGAGCGCTTTCCTCAGCAAGCCAATATCAGCTTTATGGAAGTTGTTTCTCCTGAATATATTAAATTGCGTGTTTATGAGCGTGGTGCAGCAGAAACACTTGCTTGTGGTAGTGGCGCCTGTGCTGCTGTTGTTATCGGTCAGATGCAAAAAAAGCTCAATCGACAAGTGTTAGTTGATTTACCTGGTGGCCAATTAAAGATATTTTGGAAAGGCCCTGGGAATTCAGTGAAAATGACAGGCCCCGCCGTTCATGTTTTTGACGGTCAGATAAACCTATGA
- the lysA gene encoding diaminopimelate decarboxylase, whose protein sequence is MDFFNRKQHSLYAEQCPVTELAKEYGTPLYVYSRATIERHWHAFDQAAGERPHLVCYAVKANSNIAVLNVMARLGSGFDIVSKGELMRVIEAGGDPKKVVFSGVGKTSEEIAYALNLDIYCFNVESSAELERIQSVAQALNKVAPISLRVNPDVDAGTHPYISTGLKENKFGISIEQAPELYQYATTLSHINIQGVDCHIGSQLTEVLPFLDALDRVLKLVDQLAEQGIKLSHIDVGGGLGVCYDDEKPPHPNEYAKAIAEKLVGRDLKLIYEPGRAVMANAGILVTEVEYLKISEERNFAIVDAAMNDLIRPALYQAWQAIIPVEQRDDVVSEQYDVVGPICETGDFLGKERMLAIRAGDLLAVRSAGAYGFTMSSNYNSRPRAAEVMVDGDESYLIREREALSQLWQGESLLPL, encoded by the coding sequence TTGGACTTTTTCAATCGTAAACAACACTCATTATATGCCGAACAATGTCCTGTTACTGAGCTAGCAAAGGAATATGGTACACCTTTATATGTCTATTCTCGGGCTACCATTGAACGACATTGGCATGCTTTTGACCAAGCCGCAGGAGAGCGACCTCATCTTGTTTGTTATGCGGTGAAAGCCAATAGTAACATTGCGGTATTAAATGTCATGGCCCGACTTGGCTCTGGTTTTGATATTGTCTCTAAAGGCGAGTTGATGCGAGTGATCGAAGCCGGTGGCGATCCTAAAAAAGTCGTATTTTCCGGGGTTGGGAAAACATCTGAAGAGATTGCTTATGCGCTTAATCTCGATATTTATTGTTTTAATGTTGAATCATCTGCTGAATTAGAACGTATTCAATCTGTGGCTCAAGCGCTAAATAAAGTTGCACCCATTTCATTACGGGTTAACCCTGATGTTGATGCCGGCACACATCCTTATATTTCAACGGGTTTAAAAGAAAATAAGTTTGGTATCAGTATCGAGCAAGCTCCTGAGTTATATCAATATGCGACAACGTTATCGCATATTAATATTCAGGGGGTTGATTGTCACATTGGTTCACAGTTAACCGAAGTATTACCTTTTTTAGATGCGCTTGACCGAGTATTAAAGCTAGTAGATCAACTAGCTGAGCAGGGCATTAAGTTATCCCACATTGATGTTGGCGGTGGTTTAGGTGTTTGTTACGATGATGAAAAACCGCCACACCCTAATGAGTATGCAAAAGCCATTGCAGAAAAATTAGTCGGTCGCGATCTAAAGCTTATCTATGAACCAGGCCGTGCCGTAATGGCAAATGCCGGTATTTTGGTTACCGAAGTTGAATATCTAAAAATTAGTGAAGAACGAAATTTTGCTATTGTTGATGCGGCAATGAATGATTTGATCAGACCAGCGTTATACCAAGCTTGGCAAGCGATCATTCCTGTTGAACAACGTGATGATGTTGTCAGCGAGCAATATGATGTCGTTGGTCCTATTTGTGAAACCGGTGACTTTTTGGGTAAAGAACGTATGCTTGCCATACGTGCGGGTGACTTACTCGCAGTGCGCAGTGCTGGTGCTTATGGTTTTACCATGAGCTCTAATTACAATAGTCGCCCACGTGCTGCCGAAGTGATGGTCGACGGTGATGAAAGTTATTTGATCAGAGAACGCGAAGCTTTAAGCCAATTATGGCAAGGCGAAAGCTTATTACCTTTATAG
- a CDS encoding lipoprotein, translating into MRKQIAIIFFCLLSLTTITGCGIKGPLYQTPEQQQENLPKTSEETDKSSDKTSLKP; encoded by the coding sequence ATGCGTAAACAAATTGCAATTATTTTCTTCTGTTTGCTTAGTTTAACAACTATAACAGGCTGTGGCATTAAAGGTCCTTTATACCAAACTCCTGAGCAACAGCAAGAAAACTTACCGAAAACAAGCGAAGAAACTGATAAAAGTAGTGATAAAACCAGTTTAAAACCGTAG
- the cyaY gene encoding iron donor protein CyaY translates to MNDSQYNIAAENILLAVEEAIEECGYDIDYEGVGGLLTLTFKNSSKIIINKQAPLHEIWVATKFNGHHFHFENNQWFDKRGGGELWQFLSNAVSKQADENIVLSAQ, encoded by the coding sequence ATGAATGATAGTCAATACAATATCGCCGCAGAAAATATCTTACTTGCGGTAGAAGAAGCCATTGAAGAGTGCGGTTACGATATCGATTACGAAGGTGTTGGCGGATTATTAACGCTGACATTTAAAAATAGCAGTAAAATCATTATTAACAAACAAGCCCCTTTACATGAAATTTGGGTAGCGACAAAATTTAACGGTCATCACTTTCATTTCGAAAATAATCAGTGGTTTGATAAACGTGGCGGCGGGGAATTGTGGCAGTTTTTATCTAACGCAGTCAGTAAACAAGCAGACGAAAACATCGTGCTTTCTGCGCAATAA
- the hemC gene encoding hydroxymethylbilane synthase has product MTQQTVRIATRKSALALWQAEYVKAQLEHFHPGINVELVPMTTKGDIILDTPLAKVGGKGLFVKELEVAMLENRADIAVHSMKDVPVEFPEGLGLEIICPREDPRDAFVSNTINSLAELPQGAVVGTSSLRRQCQIKAMRPDLTIRDLRGNVNTRLKKLDNGEYDAIILAAAGLIRLEMPERIREYIAAEVMLPANGQGAVGIECRNDDEAIKALLAPLGCEETRIRVIAERAMNRALEGGCQVPIGSYAVLEGQQIHLRGLVGAIDGSEILTSDVRGSINDAAELGNQLAEQLLAKGADKILRQVYEQV; this is encoded by the coding sequence ATGACGCAACAAACAGTACGTATTGCAACGCGAAAAAGCGCCTTAGCACTATGGCAAGCAGAATATGTAAAAGCGCAACTTGAGCACTTTCATCCAGGTATCAATGTTGAGCTAGTACCAATGACCACCAAAGGTGACATCATTCTAGACACGCCATTAGCGAAAGTTGGCGGTAAAGGTTTGTTTGTTAAAGAACTCGAAGTGGCGATGCTAGAAAATCGTGCCGATATTGCCGTGCATTCAATGAAAGACGTGCCCGTAGAGTTTCCAGAAGGTTTGGGACTAGAAATTATTTGTCCTCGTGAAGATCCCCGAGACGCTTTTGTTTCTAATACCATTAATAGCTTGGCTGAATTACCGCAAGGTGCTGTTGTGGGAACTTCAAGCTTACGTCGTCAGTGCCAAATTAAAGCAATGCGTCCAGACCTAACCATTCGAGACCTGCGCGGTAATGTTAACACCCGCCTTAAAAAGCTCGACAATGGTGAGTATGACGCGATTATTCTCGCGGCGGCTGGCCTTATCCGTTTAGAAATGCCTGAGCGTATTCGTGAATATATTGCTGCAGAAGTTATGCTACCAGCTAATGGCCAGGGCGCTGTTGGTATTGAGTGTCGTAACGACGATGAAGCAATAAAAGCATTATTAGCTCCACTTGGTTGTGAAGAAACACGTATTCGCGTGATTGCTGAACGTGCAATGAATCGCGCTCTTGAAGGTGGCTGTCAAGTTCCTATTGGTAGCTATGCCGTACTTGAAGGTCAACAAATTCACTTGCGAGGCCTAGTTGGCGCTATTGACGGTAGTGAGATACTCACCAGTGACGTTCGCGGCAGCATTAACGATGCTGCAGAATTAGGCAACCAATTAGCAGAGCAATTACTCGCTAAAGGTGCCGACAAAATTCTTCGCCAGGTTTATGAGCAAGTATAA
- a CDS encoding uroporphyrinogen-III synthase, translated as MSKYKLKLLITRPEKAGRELQQCLNSRGYQSYCQPLFDYQGNANTEQLFAIQQPLNHPIVIFISVAAVEFANKLIPISTWQTQTYIAVGNATCQALKALGINALVPEKHDSEGLLALAPLQNVQAKEILIIRGDGGRELIAEDLRRRGALVHYFESYRRVWRNYSLDVIKTWHQQQINCILITSNALLEFIVNLMQHSDSYWKEQCLWIVASERIASNAKNMGVNHVINANGANTDAIISALTQAEISNGMGSSSVK; from the coding sequence ATGAGCAAGTATAAGCTGAAGTTATTAATAACGCGCCCTGAAAAAGCAGGGCGCGAGCTACAACAATGCCTGAACAGCAGAGGCTATCAAAGCTATTGTCAGCCGCTCTTTGACTATCAAGGTAACGCTAACACCGAGCAACTATTCGCTATACAGCAGCCATTGAATCATCCTATCGTTATTTTTATTAGCGTTGCTGCCGTAGAGTTTGCGAATAAATTAATCCCTATTTCGACATGGCAGACACAAACATATATTGCCGTGGGTAATGCTACTTGCCAAGCGCTGAAAGCATTAGGAATTAATGCTTTAGTGCCGGAAAAACATGACAGTGAAGGGCTATTGGCCTTGGCTCCCTTACAAAATGTGCAAGCAAAAGAGATTCTCATTATTCGTGGTGATGGCGGTAGAGAGCTCATAGCTGAAGATCTTCGACGTCGTGGCGCTCTAGTGCATTATTTTGAAAGTTATCGACGTGTTTGGCGAAATTACTCACTTGATGTCATCAAAACATGGCATCAACAACAGATAAATTGTATCTTAATCACTAGTAACGCTTTATTAGAATTCATAGTAAACTTAATGCAGCATTCGGATAGTTACTGGAAAGAACAGTGTCTGTGGATTGTAGCCAGTGAAAGAATTGCTAGTAATGCTAAAAATATGGGTGTTAACCACGTAATAAATGCCAATGGCGCCAATACTGACGCCATTATATCAGCACTTACACAAGCAGAAATATCAAATGGCATGGGTAGTAGCTCAGTAAAGTAA
- a CDS encoding uroporphyrinogen-III C-methyltransferase, protein MSDKKQAEQKKPNGDITTSSHSAENPTDLSASIDISSPPVSPSSEASSTEKSSTKNSTSTSKTQSSTKSKPDKSTTTVKDKASIAPTATSAKKSPLNTKTSNNQKSKISKMALLAFFIALLALAASAGHYYWNEQQKVQFSQQLSDKFQLQLQQELKQGQSQVTEQLQQQTQQNNAQVKAVVATVEKNAASQIAKFEQQIALLTEQMANLRQDQPSDWLLQEAEYLIRIAARSLWLEQDTRTALSLLNDADLRIQELNDPQFLTLRQTIQQDIAKLQLLPTLETDDVILKLMALAQQTNQLPLKSANMPKGNDSATDLELTDNISDWQENLAKTWRKFIADFITINRKTADAEPLMSPQFQQNLRENLNLKLQTAIWAANQANSEIYRKALNDVQNWVKDYFDVTDQANQNFSNVISTLKMATVEVNYPNNISALKVIRQLLSDNKKPVAATSKQEKNTEVTTQPIVKPVVKPIPESTTELESTEQEGGA, encoded by the coding sequence ATGAGCGATAAAAAGCAAGCCGAGCAAAAAAAGCCTAATGGCGATATTACAACATCTAGTCATAGTGCGGAAAATCCAACGGATTTATCTGCGTCAATCGACATTAGCTCGCCGCCCGTATCACCGTCAAGTGAAGCCTCCAGCACTGAAAAATCTTCGACTAAAAATAGCACGAGCACGAGCAAAACCCAATCATCTACAAAATCAAAACCAGACAAGAGCACAACAACTGTGAAAGATAAAGCTTCGATAGCACCAACAGCAACCTCTGCTAAAAAATCACCGCTAAATACTAAGACCAGCAATAACCAGAAAAGTAAAATATCTAAAATGGCTCTGCTAGCATTTTTTATAGCACTATTAGCTCTTGCAGCAAGTGCTGGCCATTATTATTGGAATGAACAACAAAAAGTACAATTTTCTCAACAGTTGAGCGACAAGTTTCAGCTGCAGCTACAACAAGAGTTAAAGCAAGGTCAAAGCCAAGTTACAGAGCAATTACAACAGCAAACGCAGCAGAATAATGCTCAAGTGAAAGCCGTTGTTGCCACTGTTGAAAAGAATGCGGCGTCACAAATAGCTAAGTTTGAACAGCAGATAGCACTACTGACTGAACAAATGGCAAACTTACGCCAAGACCAACCAAGCGATTGGTTATTGCAAGAAGCTGAGTATCTTATTCGTATCGCGGCAAGAAGTTTATGGCTAGAACAAGATACACGCACAGCGCTGAGTTTACTCAACGACGCAGACTTACGTATTCAGGAGTTGAATGATCCTCAATTTTTGACCTTACGCCAAACTATTCAACAAGATATTGCTAAATTACAGTTATTGCCAACGCTAGAAACTGACGACGTAATTTTAAAACTTATGGCACTTGCACAGCAAACAAACCAACTACCGCTAAAATCAGCAAATATGCCAAAGGGTAATGACAGCGCTACTGATTTAGAATTGACAGATAATATAAGTGATTGGCAAGAAAACCTAGCTAAAACATGGCGTAAGTTCATTGCAGATTTTATTACCATTAACCGGAAAACGGCTGACGCTGAGCCTTTAATGTCACCACAGTTTCAACAAAACTTACGTGAAAATTTAAATCTAAAATTACAGACAGCCATATGGGCAGCAAACCAAGCTAACAGTGAAATTTATCGTAAAGCTCTTAATGATGTTCAAAACTGGGTTAAAGATTATTTTGATGTAACAGATCAAGCGAATCAAAATTTTTCTAATGTCATTAGCACGTTGAAAATGGCGACAGTTGAAGTTAACTATCCTAATAATATTTCAGCATTAAAGGTGATTCGTCAATTATTGTCAGATAATAAAAAACCCGTAGCGGCGACGTCAAAACAAGAAAAAAATACCGAAGTAACAACACAGCCTATTGTCAAGCCCGTTGTTAAGCCAATACCTGAGTCAACTACCGAACTAGAGAGTACTGAGCAGGAAGGGGGCGCGTAA
- a CDS encoding heme biosynthesis HemY N-terminal domain-containing protein: MKRLILIVILFLTAVAISPILIGEKGYILIAMGDLTIESTVVTATIMLTLVFIALLLTLKFFRGGLNFSFAAWNKIAFASRRRALKDLNKGIAAYVLGDYKQAEHLLAKSAEASSLEHIAYLVAADAAQKQALKPNTEHYLVLLEQKTSTLKAAGLEAVLIKIKLLIGQQNYSQARHIIDEHHKHIGHDARLLSLEIELSLIEKRFDHVIKLLSSAQKQKTISLQSVNEWQQEAFYGAFNSRIKQHDQTVLMEYWQQLPKKTRQAENIVLIYCQVLAENQVSEPLALLLLPIIKKGAAINLLKAVRSLPIIQTDKLIAAAQKHLHNDPHNALWLSLVAHFATRSQQWALAEKAFNSLVNLEIKQYDNVDLLTFSQVLEHQNQFEKANQVLRKIHL; encoded by the coding sequence ATGAAACGACTTATATTAATAGTAATTTTATTTCTTACTGCAGTCGCTATTAGCCCAATACTTATTGGAGAGAAAGGCTACATTCTGATCGCCATGGGCGATCTCACTATTGAATCAACAGTCGTAACAGCAACTATTATGCTAACGCTAGTATTCATTGCCTTACTACTGACACTGAAATTTTTCCGTGGTGGACTTAATTTTAGTTTCGCGGCTTGGAATAAAATAGCCTTCGCTAGTCGTCGCAGAGCGCTTAAAGATCTCAATAAAGGTATCGCCGCTTACGTCTTGGGTGATTATAAACAGGCAGAGCATTTATTAGCTAAATCTGCTGAAGCATCTTCTTTGGAGCATATCGCTTATCTTGTTGCCGCAGATGCTGCACAAAAACAAGCGTTAAAGCCAAACACCGAGCATTACCTAGTCTTACTCGAGCAGAAAACGAGCACACTAAAAGCTGCGGGTCTGGAAGCAGTTTTAATTAAGATTAAATTACTGATCGGTCAACAAAATTATTCACAGGCGCGACATATCATTGACGAACATCATAAACATATTGGTCATGACGCACGACTACTGTCTTTAGAAATAGAATTGAGCTTAATTGAAAAACGTTTTGACCATGTCATTAAATTACTAAGTTCAGCCCAAAAACAAAAAACTATCTCATTACAATCTGTTAATGAATGGCAACAAGAAGCATTTTACGGCGCCTTTAATAGCAGAATTAAACAACATGACCAGACAGTATTAATGGAATATTGGCAGCAACTACCAAAGAAAACTAGGCAAGCTGAAAATATAGTACTGATCTATTGCCAAGTACTGGCAGAGAATCAAGTTAGCGAACCCTTAGCACTATTGTTATTACCCATAATAAAAAAAGGTGCCGCGATTAATCTACTAAAAGCTGTCAGGTCATTACCGATCATACAAACAGATAAATTAATCGCTGCAGCGCAAAAGCACCTACACAACGATCCACACAATGCACTTTGGTTGTCATTAGTTGCTCACTTTGCAACTCGTTCTCAGCAATGGGCGTTAGCAGAAAAAGCCTTTAACAGCTTAGTGAATCTAGAAATAAAGCAATACGATAATGTCGATTTACTGACTTTTTCGCAGGTACTTGAACATCAAAATCAATTTGAAAAAGCCAATCAGGTATTACGAAAAATTCACTTATAA